A DNA window from Thermosynechococcaceae cyanobacterium Okahandja contains the following coding sequences:
- the ybeY gene encoding rRNA maturation RNase YbeY: MGVTVYLEVHQPLPTPDLATLPWQEWLATWLHMVETANSHGYELTLRFTSDQEIQALNRQFRQRNQPTDVLAFATRDQGLPLTPEEPEYLGDVIISVETALRQANASESAPLSELAWLACHGLLHLLGWDHPDESHLAAMLSQQAQCLQAVGLAVPSLGGN, from the coding sequence ATGGGGGTAACGGTCTATCTGGAAGTCCATCAGCCCTTGCCTACCCCTGATCTGGCCACCCTGCCGTGGCAAGAGTGGCTTGCTACATGGCTGCACATGGTTGAAACAGCGAACAGTCACGGCTATGAACTAACCCTCCGCTTCACTTCCGATCAAGAGATTCAGGCGCTGAACCGTCAATTTCGGCAACGTAATCAGCCCACAGATGTCCTAGCCTTTGCAACCCGCGATCAGGGATTGCCCCTAACCCCTGAGGAGCCCGAGTATCTCGGCGATGTGATTATTTCCGTCGAAACGGCGCTGCGCCAAGCGAACGCCAGTGAGTCTGCCCCCCTGTCTGAACTGGCATGGCTGGCGTGCCATGGGCTGCTCCACCTCTTGGGCTGGGATCACCCCGATGAGTCGCACTTGGCGGCAATGCTCAGCCAACAGGCTCAGTGTTTGCAGGCGGTGGGCTTAGCTGTGCCATCCCTAGGGGGCAACTAG
- a CDS encoding DUF3285 domain-containing protein, which translates to MTDSPPPEAKPSYVKLAMRNMVRKGGKSLTHFALTSLGLLAFLVGLSYLTR; encoded by the coding sequence ATGACCGATTCTCCTCCCCCTGAGGCCAAGCCCAGTTATGTAAAGCTAGCCATGCGCAATATGGTGCGCAAGGGTGGTAAGTCCCTTACCCATTTTGCCCTCACCAGCTTAGGGCTACTGGCGTTTTTGGTCGGCCTATCCTATCTCACTCGTTAG
- a CDS encoding AarF/ABC1/UbiB kinase family protein, protein MNTALVPASADDSPQEIAIAAETLPNPEFEPYDPEAIAAYYRQRPFLVLSRWVRILWPVFWLLFNRWWDNLTGRAKTHQHQRAIALRETLTRLGPAYIKVGQALSTRPDLLPAVYLEELTKLQDQLPAFPNDVAFCFIEEELGAPPQVLFAELSADPIAAASLGQVYRGRLKSGETVAVKVQRPGLAESITLDIYILRGVAYWAKRLIKDIRSDLVAILDEFAGRLFEEMDYTQEGRNAERFARLYGHLPDVYIPKIYWDYTRRRVLTMEWVTGVKLNQPQQIQAQGIDPRYMVYVGVQCSLRQLLEHGFFHADPHPGNLLAMPNGKLAYLDFGMMSEIAPAQRYGLLNAIVHIVNREYESLAHDYVNLGFLSEDTNLEPIIPALALVFEDALGASVAELNIQRIFDRLSEVMYEYPFQVPAYYALIVRSLLTMEGIAMGVDPNFKVLSAAYPYIARRLLTDPAPELRTSLTNLLLKDGQFRWTRLENLLRNARESRDYDFNVVLEQALEFLFSERGTFYRDRLADEIVKSLDTWARTTMGQFNVAQMLPLVTRPVPTTNSSSIISEPNALEHLRRIFSILQDTPGFDLMKVIPAILKIIVRPELQQMGQRIVNGLLQRAIARFLREVLLADTKPQLQSAGVSK, encoded by the coding sequence ATGAATACGGCCTTAGTCCCCGCCTCTGCCGATGACTCCCCCCAAGAGATTGCGATCGCGGCGGAGACGCTGCCCAACCCAGAATTTGAACCTTACGACCCCGAGGCGATCGCCGCCTACTATCGGCAGCGCCCCTTTCTGGTGCTGAGCCGCTGGGTACGCATTCTTTGGCCGGTGTTTTGGTTGCTCTTTAACCGCTGGTGGGACAACCTGACAGGCCGGGCGAAGACCCATCAACACCAACGGGCGATCGCCCTGCGGGAAACCCTCACCCGCCTTGGCCCCGCCTATATTAAAGTCGGCCAAGCGCTGTCCACCCGCCCCGACCTGCTACCTGCTGTTTACCTTGAAGAACTCACCAAACTGCAAGATCAGTTGCCCGCCTTTCCCAATGACGTGGCTTTTTGCTTCATTGAAGAAGAACTGGGGGCACCACCGCAGGTCTTGTTTGCCGAACTGAGCGCCGATCCAATTGCTGCCGCTTCCTTAGGACAGGTGTATCGCGGTCGCCTCAAAAGTGGTGAAACCGTTGCCGTTAAAGTGCAGCGCCCCGGCCTAGCGGAAAGTATTACCCTTGACATTTATATTTTGCGGGGGGTGGCCTACTGGGCAAAACGCCTGATCAAAGACATTCGCAGCGATTTAGTGGCCATCCTAGACGAGTTTGCCGGTCGCCTGTTTGAGGAGATGGACTACACCCAAGAAGGGCGCAATGCCGAACGCTTTGCCCGTCTTTATGGCCATTTACCCGATGTCTATATTCCTAAAATTTACTGGGACTACACCCGCCGCCGCGTCCTGACGATGGAATGGGTGACGGGTGTCAAGCTCAACCAGCCGCAGCAAATTCAGGCTCAAGGCATTGACCCGCGCTACATGGTGTATGTCGGCGTACAGTGTTCGCTACGGCAATTACTCGAGCACGGCTTTTTTCATGCCGACCCGCACCCAGGCAACCTCTTAGCCATGCCCAACGGCAAACTCGCCTACCTTGACTTTGGCATGATGAGCGAGATTGCCCCCGCGCAGCGCTATGGTCTGCTCAATGCCATTGTCCATATTGTGAATCGCGAGTACGAAAGCCTTGCCCATGATTACGTGAACCTAGGCTTTTTAAGCGAAGACACTAACCTAGAGCCAATTATTCCGGCATTGGCACTGGTGTTTGAAGATGCCCTCGGTGCCAGCGTTGCCGAGCTAAATATTCAACGGATTTTTGATCGCCTCTCGGAGGTGATGTACGAGTATCCCTTTCAGGTGCCCGCTTACTATGCCTTAATCGTCCGCTCGCTCCTGACCATGGAGGGGATTGCCATGGGGGTAGATCCCAACTTTAAGGTGCTGAGTGCTGCCTACCCCTACATTGCCCGCCGCCTCCTAACGGATCCGGCACCAGAATTGCGCACTAGCCTCACCAATTTGCTGCTCAAGGATGGTCAGTTCCGCTGGACTCGCCTAGAAAATCTGCTGCGCAACGCCCGCGAAAGCCGCGACTACGATTTTAATGTTGTCTTGGAGCAGGCACTGGAGTTTCTCTTTTCTGAGCGGGGCACCTTTTATCGCGATCGCCTCGCCGATGAAATTGTCAAAAGCTTAGATACCTGGGCACGCACCACCATGGGACAGTTCAATGTGGCGCAAATGCTACCCCTCGTCACCCGACCCGTCCCGACAACTAACAGCTCCAGTATCATTAGCGAACCCAATGCCCTTGAGCACCTGCGGCGTATTTTTAGCATTTTGCAGGATACCCCCGGCTTTGACCTGATGAAGGTCATTCCGGCCATTCTCAAAATTATTGTTCGACCGGAATTGCAGCAAATGGGGCAGCGAATTGTCAACGGCCTGCTCCAACGGGCGATCGCCCGCTTCCTGCGCGAAGTCTTGCTCGCAGATACAAAACCCCAACTCCAATCGGCAGGAGTTAGTAAGTAA
- a CDS encoding ketoacyl-ACP synthase III, producing the protein MGVRFSGVGAATPTQALTNEHLSALVDTSDEWIRTRTGIKQRRIAAPDQRLVDLAADAAVAALAMANLDATAVDLVILATSTPDDLFGTACLVQTRIGATNAVAFDLTAACSGFIFGLVTAAQYLRTGAYRTAVVIGADILSRWVDWQDRRTCILFGDGAGAMVLQASDVDQLLSFELRSDGRLNEHLTLTFQGNSQPLCEGVAIAQGSFAPIFMNGREVYRFAVTQVPEVIEKALHRAHLTAEDIDWLVLHQANQRILDAVAERLGVAADKVISNVSQCGNTSAASIPIALTAPLQQQHIKRGDLIATAGFGAGLTWGSALFRWG; encoded by the coding sequence GTGGGTGTTCGATTTAGTGGGGTGGGGGCTGCCACTCCAACCCAAGCCCTGACCAACGAGCACCTCAGTGCCCTAGTGGATACTTCCGATGAATGGATTCGTACCCGCACTGGCATCAAACAACGCCGGATTGCCGCACCGGATCAGCGCCTTGTGGATTTGGCCGCAGATGCCGCCGTTGCCGCGCTGGCCATGGCCAACCTTGATGCCACCGCTGTCGATCTCGTCATTTTGGCCACCTCAACCCCCGATGATTTATTTGGCACCGCCTGTTTAGTGCAAACTCGTATTGGTGCAACAAATGCGGTAGCGTTTGACCTCACAGCGGCCTGCTCTGGGTTTATCTTTGGCTTGGTGACGGCTGCCCAGTATCTGCGCACTGGTGCCTATCGCACGGCGGTGGTCATTGGTGCCGATATTCTCTCCCGCTGGGTCGATTGGCAGGATCGCCGCACCTGTATTCTGTTTGGTGATGGTGCGGGGGCGATGGTGCTGCAAGCCAGTGATGTGGATCAGCTTCTGAGTTTTGAACTGCGCAGTGATGGCCGCCTGAATGAACACTTAACCCTGACGTTTCAGGGGAACTCACAACCCCTGTGTGAGGGGGTGGCGATCGCCCAAGGGAGTTTTGCCCCCATTTTTATGAACGGTCGCGAAGTCTATCGCTTTGCGGTGACTCAGGTGCCGGAAGTCATTGAGAAGGCGCTACACCGTGCCCACCTCACCGCCGAGGATATTGACTGGCTGGTATTGCACCAAGCCAATCAGCGGATCTTAGATGCCGTTGCCGAGCGCCTTGGTGTGGCCGCCGACAAAGTCATTAGTAACGTTAGCCAGTGCGGTAACACCTCCGCCGCCTCCATCCCCATTGCCTTGACCGCGCCCTTGCAGCAGCAGCACATCAAGCGCGGCGACCTCATTGCCACAGCAGGGTTTGGCGCGGGGTTAACGTGGGGGTCGGCGCTGTTCCGCTGGGGGTAA